The Natronoarchaeum mannanilyticum nucleotide sequence CTCCCAGTCGTCCATCGTGCCGAACTCGGGATGGATCGACTGGTAGTCGGCGATGTCGTACCCGTTGTCGGCCATCGGCGACTCGTAGACGGGGTTGAGCCAGACGACGTCGACGCCGAGCTCGTCGAGGTAGTCGACCTTCTCGACGATCCCGGGAATGTCGCCGATCCCGTCGCCGTCCGAGTCGTTGAAGCTGCGCGGGTACACCTGGTAGACGACCGCTTCCTTCCACCACTCGCGGTCGACGTCGGGCGCGTCTGCCTCGGTCATAGTCCGGTGGTCCGCCGCCCAGAAGCAAAAGCGGCGCGATACGTCGGGTCGCGTGACAGACGCGTCTCGGAAACCGACCCTCGATCGGGCATCCCGCTCGGCGGGCGAAGACAGCATCGCTTAAGTTCGCACGGCGGAAAATCTCGATCATGACCGATCAGGACGTTCCGGACCACGAAACGGAGGACGTTCACTCGTCCGACGAACCGCACGGCGAGACCGTCGAGGCACCCGACTCGGAGTTCGCCGAGGGCGAGAAAGTCCCGACCGAGGCCCGGACGACCGCTCCCCAGAGCCCCTACGGGATGCGCGAGGTCGGCATCGGCGCCGTCGTCACGGCGGTCGGACTGCTCGTGGCGTTCGTGATCCCGTTCCTGCTGGCCTAACAAAGAACCGACGCGTTCGAGTCCCCGACTCGCGCGTCGATGGGAAGGGCGATAGTCGCCCCGAAACTGAGCCTGTCTTGCTCCGTCGCCAGTCTCCCGGCAGCTTTCGGATTCTTGCTCTTGTAACAAAAATCTTCCGGCAGGTGGCCGCGAAAACAACCTCGACACGCGTAGCACCGCCCCCTGCTCACTACCCGACCAACAGCGTCGCAGCGCCCCAGGCGACCCCGACGGCTGCGGCGCTCAGTCCGAAGTTCCCGACCGCGTGGACCGCTGCGAGTCGCCGCTCGCCCGACTCCCAGAGACGGACCCCAGCGACTGAAAAGGACGAGAACGTTGTGAACGCACCGCAGGCGCCGGTACCGACCAGCAGCGCGGCGTCGCCGCCGACACCGCCGAACACGACAAGGCCCAGCGCGAAACTACCCACGACGTTGACGGCGAGCGTGCCCCAGGGGAACGGATCGGCGGGCAGCGATTCTCCAAGGAGGTATCGCAGGACGGCGCCGACCGCACCGCCGAGGCCCACGAGAACGACCGGCTCCATTCAGGCCACCACCTCGCCGCGGGGGTTCGCGATCGCCCGAACCGAGGCGCGCGCGGCCAGCACGGCGCCGAAACCGGTGGCGTAGCTCGCGAACAGGTACGCCAGTCCCAGCGGCGGCGCCGCCGTCAGCGCGTCGACGACGAACGTGCTGTAGGTCGTGAAGGACGACAGAAAGCCCGTCCCGAAGACGAACCGGGCGCGCTTCGAAAACGAACCGACCAGTCTGTTCTCGTAGACGATCGCCCCTAGCGCGAAGCTCCCGACGACGTTGACCGCGAGCGTCGAGAGCAGCGAGGACGAGATCGCGAGTTCGACGCCGTAACGCGCGGCGGCCCCAGCGAACCCGCCGACTGCGATCAGAAGTATCGTCTCGCCCCGCCCCGGTGCGTTCGTTCGGGACACGTCTCTACCGGCTCGGACGGACGGGGATCGCAAAAGGCGTTCGCAATCGTCGGCGCGGACCGCGGTAGCGCGGCGGATCGCGATCGTCGGGCGGTTCCGGACTACAGTACGACGCCGCGCTCAGGCCCGCAGGACGACGACGTCGTCGACCTCGACGTCGGCGGCGGGCGCGTTGACGTCCTCGCCGGAGACCAGGTCGGTCGTGTCGACGTCGGCGTCGACGGCGACGGACTCCGCGACGGGGCCGAAGTTCAGCACGACGACCACTCGCTCGCCCTCGGCCTGGCGGGCGTACGCGACGACGCCGCCGTGGCTCGCCTCGACCTCGACGGGCTCGTAGTCGCCCTCGTAGCCCAGCGCGGGGTGGGCGTCGCGCGTCTCGATCAGGCTGCGGTAGTGGTCGCGCAGTTCCTCGTCGGCGGCCTCCCACTCGACTTTCTCGCGGCGGGTCTCCTCGGCGATCTCCTGGCCGGCGTACAGCAGCGGGACGCCGGGCAGCGTGAAGAGCGCGCCCGCGGCGGTGAACGCCTGCTTGCGGCCGCAGTCCTCGGCGTAGCGCGTCTCGTCGTGGTTCTCGATGTACAGCAGGAAGCCGGCGTGGTCGGGGAACCCGGTCTCGGCGCGGTTGTCGATGGCGTCGTGGATCGCCGTCGCGTCCGCCGCCCCGTTGCCGATCTGTCGCAGGTTGTGGTACAGCGTCGTGTCGAAGTGAACGTCGAAGCAGAGTTCGTGGAAGTCGGCGATGTAGGGGATCGTCTCGTCGAGCAGCAGGAACTCCGAGTCGTGGGATTTGACGCGGTCGCGGACCTCCTTCCAGAAGCTCGTGGGAACCGCCCAGGCCATGTCGCAGCGGAACCCGTCGACGACGGGCGCCCACTCGTCGACGGCGTCGAGCAGGTGCCGGCGAACCTCCAGGTTGTCGAAGTTGAAGTTCGCGATGTAGGGCCAGTCGAAGTACGTCGCGGGCACGTCCTCCTCGGGATCGTCCCACTCGTACCAGTCGCGGTACTCGGGATCGCCGTCCTCGGCGCGTTTGAAGTACTCGTGTTCGCGCGCGGAGTGGTTGAGCACGAGGTCGAACAGCACGTTGATGCCGTGGTCGTGGGCCTCGTCGACGAACGCCTCGAACTCCTCGCGCGTCCCCAGATCGTCGGCGATCGAGAAGAAGTCCGTGATGTTGTAGCCGTGGTCGAAGTCGTCGTTCTGCAGCACGGGCGAGAGCCAGATGCAGTCGACGCCCATCTCGGCGAGATACTCCAGCCGGTCGGCGATGGCGTCGAACGTCGCGGCCTCGCCGCCCGTGAACGTCCGGACGTACACCTCGTAGAGGGTCACCTCCTTGCCCCACTCCGGGGGTTCGTTCAGCCGCTCGATCTCGACGTCCTCGCCGACCGCGACGCCGACGGTGTCGGCCACGCTGAACGTCTCGCCGAGCGCGACCACGTGGACGCGGCTGTACTCGCCGAGCGCGTCGAGCGACGCTCGGGCCTCGTGTCCGTCCACCTCGAGTTCGTCGGTGTCGAGGGGGTCGCGGTCGTCGGCGTGGAACTCGACGTCCAGGTTCTCGGACGGAACGTCGCTGCTGGGTGCCGATGCGGGCTCGGCCTCGAACACGATCTCGTCGCCCTCGACGCGGGCGAACAGCTGGACGCGCGGACGGCCGCCGCTGTCGTAGCCGGCCGCCGTCGTCGCCGAACCGCTCGCGTAGCCCGAGCGCAGGCCCGAGCCCGACTGGAACCCCGACCCGGAGCGCAGTCCCGACCCGGAGATGCCCGAACCGGACTTCGTCGGGTCGGGCTCCGGCGGCGCGTATGACGCGGGGAACGCACGGATCGTCAGCTCGTGGGTGCCGTCGGGTGCGTCGAGCTCGACCGTGTACGTGCCGGGCTTGTCCGGCGTGAACTGTTCGACCGGATCGTCGCCGAGTTCGGCGACGCTCCGGTCGGGCGCGTCGGCGAGACGCCACTGGTAGGCGCCGGCGGGGTCGGGGTCGCGCGGCGCCAGATCGACGGTCGATCCGACTGCCTCGAACCGAGGGGGGCCTGGATGGTGCATTGTCACCTAGATGGTGAGTGGGAGGGGTCTTTTATTTCCCGATTCCCGACGCGGTACGTTATCGTCAGGCTCTATCATACTGATTCATCAGGTCTGTCACTGGCCATATACGTCGTACTGTCTATGTTACAACAGATCCGCGCGGGTTCGTTACGACGAAACGGCGCCTTCGTTTAGTTATCAGTTCGAACGAAGTCGTCACAAACCCCTCGCTCTGTGAATAGATGGCAAGTTCCGTGATGGCATAGGCAAGTTTATATGCCGCACACGGCTAAGTCGTGACGAACAATTTCCGCCTTCTTTGCAGGCGGGGGACTGGTCTTCACAGCATGACGATGCGCATCGCGATCAACGAGTACAAGCGGGACCGAAGCGACGACTCTCATCCGGGCGAGCGGCCGTCGACCGACGGCCTGTTCTCCGGCGACGAGGGGCGGCTGGTGTACGTCGACCGATCCGGGGCGGTTCGAGATTACTCCGGGTCGACGCTGGACATGCACGGGATCGACAGCTCCCGGTACGGGATCCGGTCGGGCGACGGCGTGACCTGGTTCGACGAGCTGGAGACGACCCGGCAGGCCTACGAAGGCGAGACGACGATGGTCGTCACCCGCCACCAGGCGGACGGCTACTCGATCCACCAGTACGACTACACGCTGGAGAAGGCCCACCTCACCCACCTGGAGCTGCGCGGCGACGTTCCGGAGCGACCGAGCCTCGTCGCCGCGGTGGCCTTCGCCCCCGACGGCCAGACCGACAGCGTCGGACATCTGCACCACGACGACGTGGTCGAGGTGTTCCACGACGCAGAGCACGACTATCTCACCGCCTCGACCGGCATCGCGCGCGCGGTCAGCCAGCGCCGCGACGGGTTCGACGAGCTGCTGGCCGACGACCCAGACGCGCTCCCGACCGGGCAGGGCGCCACCGACGACCTCTCGGACACCGTTGTCGCCGAAGTCCCCCTCGACGACGAGGGGAGCCTCGCCCAGACGACGCTGGTCTCGCTGGTCGCCGATCACGAGGAGACCTCGCGCTCGGACGCGCTCGCGCACGTCCACGCGTTCGCCGACCACTACCAGACGGATCGGGCGATCCGGAACCGCGCGATGTCGCGCAACCGGTTCGACGTCCCGGACGTTCCCCACCGCCAGACCGTCGTGTCGGACCTGCGGACCCTCTCCCTGCTGACGGCGCCGACGGGCGCCCGCATCAAAGGCCCCGAGTTCGATCCCCACCACGTCTACTCCGGCGGCTACGGCTACAGCTGGTTCCGCGACGACGCCGAGGTCGCCCGGCACCTGCTGACCGTCGACGCGAACTTCGGCATCGACCTCGAGGACCAGCACGCCGCCAGCGCCCGGTTTTACGCCGACGCCCAGCTTTCGGACGGCACCTGGCCCCAGCGCGTCTGGGCGCACAACGGACGACTCGCGCCGGGCTGGGGCAACGCCCGCGTGGCCGGCGGCGACAGCGTGCAGTACCCCGCCGACGGCACCGCGAGCGTGCTCGCGTATCTCGCACGCTACCTGCGCCTGGGCTCGCCGGACACCGATCTGGTCGCCCGGATCACCGGCACCGTCGAGGACGGTCTCGACGCGCTCGACGGGATGATCGCCGACGACGGGTTCCCGAAGCCCTGCCAGGACGTCTGGGAGAGCGACACGGGACGATTCACCCACACTGCGGCCTCGATACTGCTGGCGCTCTCGGCGATCGGCCGGGCGCCGGTCGACGAGACGCTGCAGTCGCGAGCGCAGGAGCTGGCGACCGAGGTGTACGGCGCGATCGGCGAGCGCTGGAGCGACCGCGGCGTCTTCGAGCGCGCGCCCGGCGACGACCGGCTCGACGTCGGGACGCTCGTCCTCGTCTGCGCGCACCGCGCGTACGCGGAGCTCACCGACTCGCTCGACGCCGAGCGCGCCGATCGACTCCGGCGGCACGTCGAGACGACCGTCGAGGGGCTCTCGCGGTACGGGGCGGACGGCGAACTGCTCGGCCTCGTCCGCTACGAGGGCGACGAGTGGCGGCGTCGCGGCCAGGACCAGCCGAAGATCTGGCCGCTCGCGGTCGGCTGGGCGGCGTCGGCCAACGCCGACCTCGCCGGGATGATCGACGAGTACGGCCTCGACGCGGTCGGCGACGGGGCGGATGCGGACGGCGACAGCGCGGCGGACTCGCCGGACGCCGAAGCGTCGCCGGTCGAGGCGGCCTTCGAGCGCGCCCGGATGCTGCTGGACCTGATCCAGCCCGACGGTCGCCTCTCCGGACCGGGCGGCTACCTCTCCGAGCAGGTGTTCGACGACGGCCGGAAGGACAGCGCGACGCCGTTCGCGTGGGCCCACGGCCTGCGCTCGGCCGTCGTCGCGCGACTCCACGAGAACGGCGCGCTGGAGTCCTCGGCCGAACTCACCCAACCCAGCGGACCGGCGGCCCACTCGACGTGGACCACTGGCGAGACCTACGGCGTCGGCACGGCGGCCGACCACTGGGAGTCGAACTCCTCGCGCGTCTGGTTCACGCTGACCGAGGGCGCGATGACCGAGCCGCGGTTCCCGCGGGTCGACCTGATGAACTTTCGGACTGTGGACTTCCTCGTCGTCGACGCCGACGACGAGTCGACCTACACCGCCCGGACGCACAACGAGGAGCGCACCGACGACGCCATCGAGACGATCGAGCGCTCGACGCGGATGGTCGGCTCGGAGTCGCCGGTGTACCGCCAGACGATCACCGAGACCGGCGCCGACGGCCACGAGTGGGAGCTCGTCGTCGAGTACGTCACCGACCCCGACAGCGAGTCGATCGTGATGGACGTCGACTTCGCGGCCGACGACAACAACCAGTACGACGTGTACGTCGTCGGCGACGCCGCGCTCTCGGGGTACATCGAGGACAAAAGCGCCGAGCTGGTCGACGAGGGCGACGGCTACGCGCTGGCGGCCTGGGACACCGGTGCCGCCCACGAGCCCGCGTTCGTCGACCCGAACGGCGAACCGTACCAGGTCGCCGCGGCGATCGCCTCCCAGCGGTCGTTCGACTGGGCGACGGTCGGCGAGGCCACCGACGAACACCTCGCGGCGCTATTTAGCGAGGGCGAGGCCGTCGACGGCGAGCCGAAAGCGGGACCGGGCCACAGCGTGCTCGTCGGCCGCGTCGGCCAGCGCGCGACCTCGATCGCCGACACGATCGCGCTCGGGTTCGCCGAGGACGCCGACACCGAGATGGCGCTGACGGAGGCCCAGCGGGCGCTCTC carries:
- a CDS encoding DUF7550 family protein, with the protein product MTDQDVPDHETEDVHSSDEPHGETVEAPDSEFAEGEKVPTEARTTAPQSPYGMREVGIGAVVTAVGLLVAFVIPFLLA
- a CDS encoding CrcB family protein, with protein sequence MEPVVLVGLGGAVGAVLRYLLGESLPADPFPWGTLAVNVVGSFALGLVVFGGVGGDAALLVGTGACGAFTTFSSFSVAGVRLWESGERRLAAVHAVGNFGLSAAAVGVAWGAATLLVG
- a CDS encoding CrcB family protein → MSRTNAPGRGETILLIAVGGFAGAAARYGVELAISSSLLSTLAVNVVGSFALGAIVYENRLVGSFSKRARFVFGTGFLSSFTTYSTFVVDALTAAPPLGLAYLFASYATGFGAVLAARASVRAIANPRGEVVA
- the malA gene encoding alpha-amylase MalA → MHHPGPPRFEAVGSTVDLAPRDPDPAGAYQWRLADAPDRSVAELGDDPVEQFTPDKPGTYTVELDAPDGTHELTIRAFPASYAPPEPDPTKSGSGISGSGLRSGSGFQSGSGLRSGYASGSATTAAGYDSGGRPRVQLFARVEGDEIVFEAEPASAPSSDVPSENLDVEFHADDRDPLDTDELEVDGHEARASLDALGEYSRVHVVALGETFSVADTVGVAVGEDVEIERLNEPPEWGKEVTLYEVYVRTFTGGEAATFDAIADRLEYLAEMGVDCIWLSPVLQNDDFDHGYNITDFFSIADDLGTREEFEAFVDEAHDHGINVLFDLVLNHSAREHEYFKRAEDGDPEYRDWYEWDDPEEDVPATYFDWPYIANFNFDNLEVRRHLLDAVDEWAPVVDGFRCDMAWAVPTSFWKEVRDRVKSHDSEFLLLDETIPYIADFHELCFDVHFDTTLYHNLRQIGNGAADATAIHDAIDNRAETGFPDHAGFLLYIENHDETRYAEDCGRKQAFTAAGALFTLPGVPLLYAGQEIAEETRREKVEWEAADEELRDHYRSLIETRDAHPALGYEGDYEPVEVEASHGGVVAYARQAEGERVVVVLNFGPVAESVAVDADVDTTDLVSGEDVNAPAADVEVDDVVVLRA
- a CDS encoding glycoside hydrolase family 15 protein; amino-acid sequence: MTMRIAINEYKRDRSDDSHPGERPSTDGLFSGDEGRLVYVDRSGAVRDYSGSTLDMHGIDSSRYGIRSGDGVTWFDELETTRQAYEGETTMVVTRHQADGYSIHQYDYTLEKAHLTHLELRGDVPERPSLVAAVAFAPDGQTDSVGHLHHDDVVEVFHDAEHDYLTASTGIARAVSQRRDGFDELLADDPDALPTGQGATDDLSDTVVAEVPLDDEGSLAQTTLVSLVADHEETSRSDALAHVHAFADHYQTDRAIRNRAMSRNRFDVPDVPHRQTVVSDLRTLSLLTAPTGARIKGPEFDPHHVYSGGYGYSWFRDDAEVARHLLTVDANFGIDLEDQHAASARFYADAQLSDGTWPQRVWAHNGRLAPGWGNARVAGGDSVQYPADGTASVLAYLARYLRLGSPDTDLVARITGTVEDGLDALDGMIADDGFPKPCQDVWESDTGRFTHTAASILLALSAIGRAPVDETLQSRAQELATEVYGAIGERWSDRGVFERAPGDDRLDVGTLVLVCAHRAYAELTDSLDAERADRLRRHVETTVEGLSRYGADGELLGLVRYEGDEWRRRGQDQPKIWPLAVGWAASANADLAGMIDEYGLDAVGDGADADGDSAADSPDAEASPVEAAFERARMLLDLIQPDGRLSGPGGYLSEQVFDDGRKDSATPFAWAHGLRSAVVARLHENGALESSAELTQPSGPAAHSTWTTGETYGVGTAADHWESNSSRVWFTLTEGAMTEPRFPRVDLMNFRTVDFLVVDADDESTYTARTHNEERTDDAIETIERSTRMVGSESPVYRQTITETGADGHEWELVVEYVTDPDSESIVMDVDFAADDNNQYDVYVVGDAALSGYIEDKSAELVDEGDGYALAAWDTGAAHEPAFVDPNGEPYQVAAAIASQRSFDWATVGEATDEHLAALFSEGEAVDGEPKAGPGHSVLVGRVGQRATSIADTIALGFAEDADTEMALTEAQRALSRGYVGVRDAYVDGWREYLEAVELPESVRDDPDLANQYRAAVMVLKAVEDKTFLGAGIASPCVPWGDNVDATEPRDFGYNFTWARDLYQVFTALETIGDVRSATEATEYIYEYQQRPNGFVSQNTFLDGRIRWGGEQLDNVAFPSVMAYQLWNRHGVAFDDVGYEYEHVRRSVEYLLRSGPRSGQERWEEEAGYSPSTIAAEIAGAACAAPLAAAEGERADALAYLGFADYWRTGVDRWCATREGTERHDRTPYYIRVSRNGDPDSGVKRELANNGPTLDERDIIDGGFLELVRLGIRDPDYDLIRNSLAVADDTIEVDTPNGPGWYRYNGDGYGEMGEIEPDEGGPWSIDRNGSGRLWPIFTGERGEYELTAAAADAETDDHDEIGDYEPAELLKTMQRFANSGRMIPEQVWDREYPTDFGWEIGEGTGAATPLAWSMAQFVRLADALDAGSPVETPTFLERRYREIDPDGPPLSVDDVELSEGEATVAGTTRGDEVVLWTADDTALATVEDDEFEATVEVRPGTETVSVIAASDSEDLAGVGTTLTSVRFD